Part of the Paenibacillus terrae HPL-003 genome is shown below.
CTTCCTTATCCAGCCCGGTTCCCATCACAAAGGCCACATCGTTCACCTCGCGACGGTCCCAGCACCCCCCCAAAAGAACAGAACAGAGCAACAGACAGCTGACAGCTGCTTTACGTATTTTCCCTGCATCAGACCCTCGGGGCTTCATCACCATCCCTCCTCAGTTGTGGGCGATCCATTCATGTTTTTTTTCGCCCGCTTGTTGTTGTCTTTCCCAATCCATGAAGGGCGTTTGGTCATTTTCCACCAAGGCGCACGAACAACGATATCCTTTTGATCCGTATGTTTGTACGGGCTATACCCGCTCATGTAAGGCACACCAAACGACGTTAGTTTGGTTAAATGTGTAGCGATCAGTGTGGTCGCGATAATGATTCCAAACAATCCGAATACCCCCGCCATCAGCATGATCGGAAACCGTAGCAAACGAACTGTGATGGCAAAGTTAAAGCGCGGAATGGTAAACGAAGCAATACCAGTGAGCGACACGATAATAACCACTGGTGCTGATACAATTCCCGCCTGTACAGATGCCTGCCCGATGACGAGCGCGCCGAGAATACTGACAGCTTGGCCGACCGTTTTGGGGAGACGAATCCCCGCTTCTCGTAACGCCTCGAAGGAAATCTCCATCATCAATGCTTCAACCAAGGCGGGGAAAGGGATCGATTCACGCGCCGCAGCAATACTCAAGATAAGTGTCGTCGGCAGCATATCATGATGATAGGTCGTGACCGCCACATATAATGCAGGCAGGAAAAGAGCCAGGATGAGAAAAAGGTAACGAATCCAGCGCACTACATTACTGATGAAAAAACGCTCGTAATAGTCTTCGCTCGCTTGCATCATCTGCCACATCGTGACTGGACCAATCAGGGCAAAGGGCGTTCCATCTACAAAAATGGCAAAACGTCCTTCCAGCAATTGCGCAGTAACCGTATCCGGACGTTCCGTATATTCCATTTCCGGGAACGGTGAAAACGGGTGATCCTCAATCAGTTCCTCAATGTATCCTGTCTCCAGCACACCATCTATTTTGATATCGCTAAGCCTTTTTTTTACATCCTCCACCAGCTTCGGATCTATGATGCCCTCGATATAGGTAA
Proteins encoded:
- a CDS encoding spore germination protein, with protein sequence MKKVHFPKLPRLPWSRRTIPAADRKTRNYDALKRLPEPSWLEQPLRSSLEDNLTALRDIFKDCSDFVYRELMISPERKGMLAYIEGTVKSEDLQDHILRPFILGMMLKDPEVNGTLDPLDETRISMSQTKTMDQWKMVSAAILDGNAALFVDGKSRAYIFSAKGGVRRGVEEPQTEAVIRGPREGFTETLRVNTALLRFKLKTSKLKMHSMTMGTETQTGVVLTYIEGIIDPKLVEDVKKRLSDIKIDGVLETGYIEELIEDHPFSPFPEMEYTERPDTVTAQLLEGRFAIFVDGTPFALIGPVTMWQMMQASEDYYERFFISNVVRWIRYLFLILALFLPALYVAVTTYHHDMLPTTLILSIAAARESIPFPALVEALMMEISFEALREAGIRLPKTVGQAVSILGALVIGQASVQAGIVSAPVVIIVSLTGIASFTIPRFNFAITVRLLRFPIMLMAGVFGLFGIIIATTLIATHLTKLTSFGVPYMSGYSPYKHTDQKDIVVRAPWWKMTKRPSWIGKDNNKRAKKNMNGSPTTEEGW